TTTCTTGCGCCAAGTTGATTGCGCCTCCATCGACAAAGTGGTTTATCTTACCCAAGGCCAACTGTATCCTGATTTCTACCCTAACAAATTGGGCCTGGCGGACCGTCTGCTCATGAAGACTATGGTCATGGCCACGGGGATGAAAGAGGAAACAATAAAGACTATCTGGCTCAAGGAGGGGGATCCCGGCAAGGTAGCGCAGCAGGTATTCCAGAGCCGCAAGCAGATGACCTTGTTCTCCGAGCCTCTGACTTTGGAGAGGGTTTACGCGAACCTTGTGTCTATAACCGAAGCGGAGGGGGCTGGTTCCCAAGAGTTGAAGATGAAGCTGCTATCCAAGCTCCTAAGCGATGCTACTATGGAAGAAGCGAAGTTCATCTCCCGCATCGTCACGGGAAAGATGCGTTTGGGCGTGGCCTCCATGACGTTGGTAGACGCTCTTGCCCTGGCTTTTGCCTCCAAAGAAGAGCGAGATGAGGTGGAGCGAGCCTTTAACATCACCTCGGACCTGGGTAAAGTGGCCAAAGTGCTGTGCTCTCAAGGGATCGAGGCTGTTAGGGGCATAAAAGTGACGGTAGGAAGCCCTTTACGTTCAATGCTGGCAGAGAGAATGCGCTCGCCCCGAGAGATATTGGAGAGATTGGGGGGGAAGGCCGCTTTCGAGTACAAATATGATGGGGTGAGAGTTCAAGCTCACATAACCCAAGAGGGCATAAAATTGTATTCGCGCCGGCTGGAAGATCTGACGTCGCAATTCCCCGATGTGAGCGTATCTCTGCGAGCCTCCTTTCGGGGCTCTACTGCCATTGTGGAGGGCGAATGCGTTCCAGTGGACGTGAACACGGGAGAGCTCCTCCCTTTCCAGGAGGTATCCCATAGAAGGGGACGCAAACATGGACTTGAGGATGCGGTGGAAGAGTATCCCGTCAAGGTCTTCCTCTTCGACTGCGTGTATCTAGATGGCGAGGATTTGTCCTCCAGGCCATTCTTGGAGAGGCGGAGGGCACTGGAGTCCGCCTTCACCAAGGACGAGCGAGTGGCCTTCTCCGAGATGAGGATATTGTCCCACGAGAAGGAGGTCGATGAGTTCTTCCAGGAGGCTTTGAAGGACGGATGCGAAGGGCTCATGGCGAAGTCAATAGGGCCAGATTCGGTGTATCGTGCAGGGGCGCGGGGTTTCCTTTGGATAAAATACAAGAAGGAGTATCGCTCGGAGATGACGGACACCGTGGACCTGGTGGTGGTGGGAGCCTTCGCTGGGAGGGGCAAGAGAGCGGGATTGTACGGTGCCCTGCTCATGGCCACTTACAATGAGCTTGAGGATGTGTTCGAGACGGTATGCAAGCTGGGCTCAGGTTTCGACGACGCCACGCTTGCATCTCTCCCTGCCCTGTTAGAGCCCTATAAGCTGGGCCAACGCCATCCGCGAGTGCGCTCCCGCATGGAAGCGGACCATTGGTTCGAGCCGGCGGTGGTATTAGAGGTCCTTGGCGCGGAGATCACCGTGAGCCCCATCCATACCGCCGCCATGTCCAAGGTGCGTGATGGATCTGGTCTAGCCATAAGATTCCCTCGATTCAGCGGAAGGGTGCGCACCGACAAGGGGCCAAGAGAAGCGACGACCAGCCAAGAGCTGGAGGAAATGTACCATAAACAATTGAAGACCATCGAGGGCTGAGGTCGAACCACCTCACCTTCTCCATGGTCTGATGGGATAACTAAAACCGGATGGGGGAGCGCGGACTGGGATATGAATTCGCATCGGACCACCTATGCTAAAGTGAGCATGAGATCGAATCAGCCTCTTTATCATCCCTCGAGAAGATGCAATGTATTGAGATGGCGCTCAGAGAATGCATTCAACACGCACGGTAGCGCAGGTTAATGATGTCATATGAAGGAAATGACGATGGCTGCTATTTTGACTTCCCTCGTCCTGCCTTTCATGTTTAAAACATAGGGCTGGCTCAGAATTGTTTTGAGGCGGCCCTCGTTACGAGATTTAGCACACATTCCTATCTTAAGGCCAGTGATTATCCTGCGAGAATGCTGTTTTATGAAAAGCTTTATTAACGCGCCCCTTATAAGCGGGGAGCATGGAGATTCAGCTTCTCGATAAGGAAAAGGACTCCATCAAGATCCAGATCAAGGATGCAGATATGACCTTGATCTCACCTTTGGTCAAGGAGCTCTTAGAAGATGAGCTGGTTACCGAGGTCAAATACACTGCCGCTCATCCTGAGCTGGGCTTTCCCACCCTTTACGTGAAGGTCAGCAGTGGAAAGCCCCAGACTGCCCTCAAAAGGGCTGCTAAAGCCCTCTCCAACAACTTCAAGGAGGCCAAGGAGAAGTTGGCCAAGGAATTGAAGTGAAATTCATTCCCATGGGATACCTGGAGTGTTCCACGGCTGAGGCCTGCATCGGGCTTGAAGTCTTTTATACAGACACCCCAGGAACCGGAGGAGTGCTGAAGCGTAAAGTAGAGGACTTTGTGGTGGAGGAGATTTCCCGACCTCCTCCTGAGGATCCTGAGGGGCGATTCACCATCGCTAAAGTGACCTCGACGAATTGGGAGACCAACCGTTTGGTGCGAGCTCTGGCACACCAGCTGGGCATATCTCGCCACCGCATCTCCTTCGCTGGTACCAAGGACAAGAGGGCAGTTACTTCTCAACTGATGTGCTTCGAGGCCCCTTTAGAGAAGGTGCGTGAGCTACGATTGCACCAGGTGAGCGTGGAGAATGCATACCGCTCGAGAAGGAACATCACCATCGGCGATCTCATCGGCAATGCATTCAGGATTCGGATATCTGGTTGTACGGTCGAGGGGAAAGAGCTCAAGGCTCGAGCGCGCTCCACCTTCTCTCTCCTTGAGGAGCTTGGGGGTTTCCCTAACTTCTTCGGCGTGCAACGCTTCGGCTCCCTGCGCCCTATAACGCACATAGTTGGTCGACATATTGTAAGAGGTGAGTTCGAGCAGGCCTGCCTGACCTATGCCGCTAACCCCGTGCCCCAAGAAGGGGAGGAGGCCAAAGAGGCTCGACTTTATCTGCAAGAAACAAGAGACTGGAAAGGAGCCCTATCAAAAATGCCTCGTCACCTGGTATTCGAGCGGATGGTGGTGGAGCATTTAGCTCATCGACCGGGGGACTACGCCGGTGCCATTCGTGCCCTTCCTAGAAACTTGCAGATGATGTTCGTTCATGCATACCAATCCTACATATTCAATCGCATACTCAGCGAGCGCATCCGTCGAGGGCTTCCTCTGCATGAGCCTCTCGAAGGTGATGTGGTACTGCCGATAGATAAGGACGGGCTTCCGGATCATGACAAGTCTGTGCCAGTGACGCGTGGTAATCTAGACTTGGTGTGGGCGCAAGTAAAGAGTGGCAGGGCGGTAGTAAGCGCTGTTCTTTTCGGCTCGGAAAGCGTTTTGGCGGAAGGATTGCCCGGGGAGATCGAAAGCATGATGATCGAGAGGGAGGGCGTCAAACGAGAGGACTTCGTGATACCATTAATACCAGAGTGCAGCTCTACTGGCTCCCGCAGGGAGATCGTGGCGCGCTTCAACGATCTGCTTTATGAGGCGCAGGGCGACTCTCTCCTCTTATCCTTTTCCTTAGGCAAAGGTTGCTATGCCACCTCCCTTCTGCGCGAAGTCATGAAATCGGATATGCTGGAGGCGGACAGGGCGGTGTATGAGATGGAGAAAGAGTCGTCAGCTGCAAAATGAGTAAAGTTGAGAGCTTCAGAGCCTGCTCCAATCCCGTGGCTGCGGCTCAGGCTCCGGTGCCTGTTCCTCTTGCTCCTCCTTCGAGTTTTCCACCTCTACTCCTTCCTCGCCTGCTTCCCTCTCAAGCATCGGGGTCCTCTGTTCCTTCTGCTTCTTCGCAGGTGCGGTGCCGAGGTCGGCCTTGCACCTTGGACACGCTCCGGATATGGTACAATCCTTGCAAAGCACGGAGGAACAGGAGGGGCATTTCATGACCGCTATGCCTCCATGGAACAGGCACCTTCTCCCTTTCAGCTCAGGCTGTTGGGCTTTGCGCTCCGCTGCTCGCTTCTCCTCTTTGTAGGCCCTGGAGTAGATATCTGGCTCCTCGTATGGGGACTTGCGCCGCGTGCGCGTCTCCTGTGCCATCTCCTGCTCAGCCTGCTGCGTCGCCCTTTCCACTAGATCTTGAGCCGGCACTTCCACCTCCTCCGTGCTTGCCTGATGCATCTCCCTGAGTTTCACCTTAGGTGCCCGATATCCACGTCTGCCACGGAAGGTGTCCGAATAGGCCATGAGGTGGCGTGCCGTGTAAATGCCTACACGCATGTTATGCATGATCCCGATGACTGACCTCTGATCCTCTGGTAGAGACATGACCTGACGCAACAACCTCTCTGTCTCCGCATCAGGTTTCTCCGCGGTGAACTCCATGGAGTTTACGGCCTCGATATATGCCAGAACTTTCTTTGCACCTATGACGTCTACGCCTGGCAGATAGGCTTTCACATCTGCCAAGTTCAGGCCGTGCTGGGAGACGAAGGGGTTGCTATATGCCTCCAACAGCACGGTTCGCGAAGCCTCCTCGAATTCCGCCATTTCCTCTTTCGATAGGGAGCCTATGTCCACCGTATCTCTCTGCTCCAAAAAAGCGAATACGTCATCTAAGTCCGCATAGGGGATGCCGCACTCGCGGAATGCCTCTTCCTTATCTATCTCCATTCCCTTATGGAACTCTACTTCCAGCACCTTTTCTGCATATTTGGTGATGGTCTCTTTTCGACTCTGCTCCTCAACTATGCGTAGCCCCTCTCTCGCCAACTCAAGGCTAGGATCGAGCTCAAGGGCCTTCTGGAAGCACCGCCGTGCTTGCTCATGAGAACCAAGACGCAAAAGAACCATACCCTTTCCATTCCAGGCCAAGGCATCAGTGCCATCCAATCCAATGGCCGAGTCGTACGCCTTTATGGCCTCATCCTCCCTTCCTAGCTTCTCCATTATATTGGCCTTAGCTATCCAGGCTCTTTGGTTATTAGGGTCCAGCTTCAGGGACTGCTCCACAGAGTGCGATGCTTTCTCGAAATCCCCGAGCTTGACCTGCACCCCACACAGCCGGGCCCACAGTCCAGCGTCCTTGGGCTCGAGGGCCACCGCTTTCTCATAAGATTCCACCGCATCCTGAGGCCGGTTCATCTCCTCCAACGCACGACCCTTCGAGCCATAAACCGCAGCATCCTCCACGCCCACGCCTATGGCGCGGTCAAAGCACTGCACGCTCTGGGCGTACTGCCCTAATTTGAGCAGTGCCAAACCCTTATATTTCCAGATCTGCCCATCCTTGGAATCTAGGGACAGGGCCTTGTCAAAAGCGCTCACCGCCTCATCATATCGCTCCAGGGATGCCAGGGCCCTCCCCCTGTCAGAATGGTATTGTGCAGTCTCCGGCGACATGGATGTGCAGCGCTCGAAGGTCTGCAGCGCGGCCGCATAATCATGCTGAAGCAGCTGTGCTCGTCCCATATTATCGAGGGTTCGAGCGTCGCTGGGATCCATATTGAACGCAGTCTCGAAGGCTTGCACCGCCTCAGGGTAGCGCCCTAGAGAAACCAAGGCCACCCCTTTCTTATTCCACAGCAATTTGTTCGTTTCGTCAAGGGCCAACGCAGCTTCATAAGCCCGCACCGCTTCTTCGCTCCTGCCCAACTTGTCCAAGGCCAGTGCTTTATCCACCAAGGCCGCTATGTTCTTCGGATCCAAACGCA
This sequence is a window from Methanomassiliicoccales archaeon. Protein-coding genes within it:
- a CDS encoding ATP-dependent DNA ligase, with the protein product MLFRELARVYEEVESRSSRLEMTELLANFLRQVDCASIDKVVYLTQGQLYPDFYPNKLGLADRLLMKTMVMATGMKEETIKTIWLKEGDPGKVAQQVFQSRKQMTLFSEPLTLERVYANLVSITEAEGAGSQELKMKLLSKLLSDATMEEAKFISRIVTGKMRLGVASMTLVDALALAFASKEERDEVERAFNITSDLGKVAKVLCSQGIEAVRGIKVTVGSPLRSMLAERMRSPREILERLGGKAAFEYKYDGVRVQAHITQEGIKLYSRRLEDLTSQFPDVSVSLRASFRGSTAIVEGECVPVDVNTGELLPFQEVSHRRGRKHGLEDAVEEYPVKVFLFDCVYLDGEDLSSRPFLERRRALESAFTKDERVAFSEMRILSHEKEVDEFFQEALKDGCEGLMAKSIGPDSVYRAGARGFLWIKYKKEYRSEMTDTVDLVVVGAFAGRGKRAGLYGALLMATYNELEDVFETVCKLGSGFDDATLASLPALLEPYKLGQRHPRVRSRMEADHWFEPAVVLEVLGAEITVSPIHTAAMSKVRDGSGLAIRFPRFSGRVRTDKGPREATTSQELEEMYHKQLKTIEG
- a CDS encoding RpoL/Rpb11 RNA polymerase subunit family protein, whose product is MEIQLLDKEKDSIKIQIKDADMTLISPLVKELLEDELVTEVKYTAAHPELGFPTLYVKVSSGKPQTALKRAAKALSNNFKEAKEKLAKELK
- the truD gene encoding tRNA pseudouridine(13) synthase TruD, giving the protein MKFIPMGYLECSTAEACIGLEVFYTDTPGTGGVLKRKVEDFVVEEISRPPPEDPEGRFTIAKVTSTNWETNRLVRALAHQLGISRHRISFAGTKDKRAVTSQLMCFEAPLEKVRELRLHQVSVENAYRSRRNITIGDLIGNAFRIRISGCTVEGKELKARARSTFSLLEELGGFPNFFGVQRFGSLRPITHIVGRHIVRGEFEQACLTYAANPVPQEGEEAKEARLYLQETRDWKGALSKMPRHLVFERMVVEHLAHRPGDYAGAIRALPRNLQMMFVHAYQSYIFNRILSERIRRGLPLHEPLEGDVVLPIDKDGLPDHDKSVPVTRGNLDLVWAQVKSGRAVVSAVLFGSESVLAEGLPGEIESMMIEREGVKREDFVIPLIPECSSTGSRREIVARFNDLLYEAQGDSLLLSFSLGKGCYATSLLREVMKSDMLEADRAVYEMEKESSAAK